In Nocardioides daphniae, the DNA window GGGGTTCGTCCAGGCGATGCTGAACCGTTGGGACGTGCTCAACGACGAGCAGAAGAAGCTGATGCTCGCCACCGTCAACGCCGATGCCGACCGGCTCTCGCGGCTGATCGCGGAGCTCCTGGACGTGGCCCGCCTCGACACCGGCCGGCTGAGCATCTATCCGCGTGAGGTCGACGCGCAGGTGCTCGCCGGACGCGTCGTCGACTCGGTGGCCTCCGCCACCGCCCGTACGGTGCGACTCGACGTCGACGAGCCCGAGCTGGAGATCTTCGCCGACCCCGACAAGTTCACCCAGGTGGTCACCAACCTCGTCGAGAACGCGGTGCGCCACGGCGACGGCGAGGTGGTCGTGACGCTGCGCCGGCTGGGGGAGGGGGCCGAGTTCCCCGGCGTCAGCCTCGAGGTCAGCGACGTGGGGGAGGGCATTCCCGAGGCGCTGCGTCGCCGCGTGCTCACGAAGTTCTGGACGCAGGGCTCCAGCGGAGGCAGCGGTCTGGGGATGTACATCGCCCACGGCCTGACCCGCGCCCACGGTGGCGACCTGCGGATCGGCGACCGCGAGGGCGGTGGGGCGCTGGTGACCGTGCGGTGGCCGTCGGTCGACTGGCGCGACCACGTGCGATGAGCGCGTCGGTGGTGGATCCGCGCCGGACCTGCACAGAACCTTCACGATTCGCAGGGACTTCCTGCACCGCCGTCTTCCTAGGGTCGGTGGCATGACCAGAACTGCACCCCCGCACCCCTCCTCCGGCCCGGCGACGAGCCGCGGCAGCGTGCTGCTCGTCGAGGACGAGCGCACCATCAGCGACGCGCTCGCCGACCGATTCCGCGCCGAGGGGTACGAGGTGAGCCAGGCCTTCGACGGCCCGTCGGCCGTGGCTGCGGCCGAGGTCCTCCGCCCTGACGCGGTGGTGCTCGACGTGATGCTGCCGGGCTTCGACGGCCACGAGGTCTGCCGTCGGATCCAGGCGCACCGCCCGGTGCCGGTGCTCATGCTCACGGCGCGCGACGAGGAGTCCGACGTGCTCGTCGGCCTCGGGGTCGGGGCCGACGACTACCTGACCAAGCCCTTCCGGATCCGTGAGGTCGTGGCCCGGGTGGCGGCCCTGCTGCGGCGCGTGGAGCGCGCGGCGGCGCTGAGCGCCGGAGACGTCGCTGCTCCCGAGGAGACGCTGCGGGTGGGCGACCTCGAGGTCGACCTCGCCGAGCGGCGGGTCCGGGTCGCGGGGGAGGAGATCCACCTGACCCGCACCGAGTTCGACCTGCTGGCCGTCCTGGGCCACGAGCCCGGCCGGGTCCAGAGCCGCGAGCGCCTGCTGGCCGAGGTCTGGGACTGGGCCGACGCGGCGGGCACGCGCACGGTCGACAGCCACGTCAAGGCACTGCGCCAGAAGATCGGCGCCGCCCGCATCCGCACCGTGCACGGGGTCGGCTACGCGCTGGAGGCGCTGCGATGAGCGCCCTCACCCGGATCAACTCGATCAAGGTCAAGCTGGGCCTGCTGGTCGTCGCCGCCTCGCTGGTGACCGCGCTGGTGGCGACCGTCGGCAGCGCCGCCGGGGTCTCCGCCTGGTTGTCCCTCCCGGTGACCCTCCTCCTCGCGCTGGTGGTCACGCAGCTGCTGGCGGCCGGCATGGTGGCGCCGCTGGTCCAGATGACCGAGGCGGCCCGGGCGATGGCGCGCGGCGCCTACGACGCCCGGGTCCTCACCCCCAACACCGACGAGGTGGGCCAGCTGGCCCGCTCGTTCAACGTGATGGCCCGACCGACCTGCAGCGTGTCGACGCCGAGCGGCGCGACCTGATCGCCACGGTCTCGCACGAGCTGCGTACGCCGGTGGCAGCGCTCTGCGCCCAGCTGGAGAACCTCGCCGACGGCGTCGTCGAGGCAACGCCCGAGCGGCTCGGCGCCACCCTCGGCAGCGCCGAGCGGTTGGGTGACCTGCTCGCCGACCTGCTGGCGCTCTCCCGGCTCGAGGCCGGCGTGGTCGAGCTGGACCCCGTCGCCGTCGACCTGGCCGAGCTGGTCACCGGGTGCGCGGAGGAGGTCCGGGCCGCCGGCCGCGACACCCGCATCGAGGTCGACGTCCCTGCCGGGATGAAGGTCTGGGCCGACCCGGTGCGCCTGCGCCAGCTGGTGATCAACGGGCTGGACAACGCCGCCCGGCACGCTCCCGAGGACACGGCCGTCGAGGTCACTGCGCAGGGCACGGACGACGGCGCCTGGTGGCTCGAGGTCGTCGACGCCGGGCCGGGCGTCGACCCGTTGGAACGCGAGCGGGTCTTCGAGCGCTTCGGCACCGATGCGCAGGGAGGCGGCACCGGGTTGGGGCTCGCCGTCTCCCGCTGGGTCGCCCGCCTGCACGGCGGCTCCCTGGCCTTCGTCGACCCCGAGCCGGGGCGTCCCGGCGCCAGGCTGCGCCTCGACGTGCCCGGTCCGGCGCCCACGTCGGCCACGCCAGTCACAGTGAGCCCGCCGGCCGCTGCAGCCAGCGCAGCCGCCTCGGTCCCGGCAGTCACGCTCCCGCCGCTGGCTGTCGAGCCCGTCGACCCCAGCACCGACTCGGTCGGCTTCCTCTTCGGCGGGCGCTGGCCGGAGCGCCGCGGTGCGGGGGCGCCCTGGATCGTGGTCGCCGCGACCCTGCTCGGAGTCCTCGCTGCCCTGCTCGTGGTCGGCTCCGAGCCCGGGGTCGCCTGGGCGATGGTCCTGGTCGGTGCGGGCGGGGTGGCGCTGGCCGCCTCCGGACGCGGAGCCGACCGTTTCACGCAGCTCTGCGCCGCGCTGGCGGTCGCCGCCGTGGGGATGGTCGTACGCGGCCACCTCGGCGTCGTGGCGCTGGGCGTCTTCGCCGCCGCCGGCACGTTCCTGGCCGGCATCACCCATGCCCGGACCTTCCGCGGCATGGTCGCCGCAGGCCTGGCCTGGCCGCTCTCCGGCCTCCGCGGCCTGCCCTGGCTGGGTCGCTCGCTGCAGCTCGCCGGGAGCGCCTCCGACCGGGCCGCGGTGGCCAGGACCGTCCTGCTCTCCCTGCTGGGCCTGGCCGTCTTCGGGGTCCTGCTGGTCTCCGCCGACGCGCTTCTCCAGGACTGGGTCGCCCGCCTCGTGCCCGACTTCCGCGTCGACGAGCTCGTCGGACGTACGTTCGTGGCCGTCGCGATGGCGGGGATGACCCTCGCTGCGGCCTACCTGGCCCGCAACCCTGCCGAGGTCGACCCCCGCCCGGGTCACGGGCTGACGGCCGCCAACCGCTGGGAGTGGGTCGTCCCGGTGCTCGCCGTGGTCGCCGTCTTCGCGGCGTTCGTGGTCACCCAGGTCGTGGTGGTGCTCGGCGGCGACGCCTACGTGCAGCGCACCGTGGGGCTGACGTACGCCGAGTACGCCCGTCAGGGCTTCTTCCAGATGGTGCTCGCCACCGCGCTCGCGCTGGTCGTGGTGTGGGCGGCGTCGCGACGGGCCGGGCGTACGCCGCTCGACCGCCGCTGGCTGCGGGGCACCACGGGTGTGCTCTGCCTCCTCGTCCTGGGCGTGGTCGCCACCGCCCTGGGCCGCCTCAGCGTCTATCAGGACGCCTACGGCTACACCGTGCCGCGCGTCCTGGCCTACTCGGTCGAGGGGTGGCTCGGCCTCGTCGTCCTCTCCGTCGTCGTGCTGGGACTCCTTGGCCGCACCGCCTGGGTGCCACGGGTGGCGCTGGTGACCGGAGCCGCGATCGTGGTCGGCCTCGGGTGGTTCGACACCTCCGGCTGGGTGGCCGGTCGCAACATCGACCGTTACGAGGCCACCGGCAAGCTCGACCTCGAGTACCTCGGTGCGCTCGGCGACGGTGCCCTGCCCGTGGTCGTCGACCGACTCCCGGCCGAGCTCGCGGCCTGCGTGATTCACCTCGGCCCCCGCGGGGACTACCAGCAGCCCGGTGTCTGGATCGACGAGACCGACTGGCGCAGCTGGACCTGGGACCTGGCCCGCGCGCGAGAGGCGGTCTCCGAGCTCGGGGACGACGTGGCTGTCCCGAAGGACGGCTGTCCCTACGACACCGACCTCTACGGAGGCAGCGGCTCCTGACGGTGCGCCGCCAGGTCCCGGTGGCGTACTCTGGCCGAGTGAGGTGGACGCAGCGATTTACCTGCCCCGGGCCCGTCGCGGTTCCGGGGGTCTGAGCGCGCGCCAGCCCGAGGCGTACGCCTCACCTCCGTCTCCGGGTCCGGGGAGAGAGCCCACCCCGTCCGACCCCTAGAATTCGCTGCGTCCGTGCACGCAGCTGGAAAGGGAGCCATGTCCGGCCCCAACAACGACTACGACCCTGTCGAAGTGACCCCCCTCAAGGCGGAGGAGGTCGACGCCCAGCGCGAGGCCGCCCTCGCCGCGATCGCCGCCGCCGGCGACCTCGAGGAGCTCAAGCAGGCTCGCCTCGACCACGCCGGTGACCGCTCGCCGTTGGCCCTGGCGAACCGTGAGATCGGCGCCCTGCCCCCGCAGGCCCGGAAGGAGGCCGGCCAGCGCATCGGCCAGGCCCGCGGTGCGGTCAACAAGGCGCTCGCCGAGCGGCTCGCGGTGCTCGAGGCCGAGCACGAGGAGCGGATGCTGGTCACCGAGACGGTCGACGTCACGCTGCCCACGACGCGTCGTCGTCGGGGCTCGCGCCATCCGATCACCATGCAGTCCGAGACCATCGCGGACATCTTTGTCGCGATGGGCTGGGAGATCGCCGAGGGCCGATGGTCGAGGCCGAGTGGCTCAACTTCGACGCCCTCAACCTCGGACCCGACCACCCGGCGCGCACCATGCAGGACACCTTCTGGACCGAGCCGGCCGAGCACCACGTCGTGCTGCGCACCCACACCTCCCCGGTGCAGGCGCGCACGATGCTGACGCGCAGGCCGCCGATCTACGTGGCCTGCCCCGGCCGGGTCTTCCGCACCGACGAGTACGACGCCACGCACAGCCCGATGTTCCACCAGGTCGAGGGCCTCGTCGTCGACGAGGGCATCACCATGGCACACCTCAAGGGTTCGCTCGACCACCTCGCCGCGCAGCTCTACGGCGACGGCGTCACGACGCGCTTCCGTCCGTCGTACTTCCCCTTCACCGAGCCGAGCGCCGAGGTCGACCTGCGCTGCTTCGTCTGCCTGGGCAGCAACTCCGAGGAGTGCCGCACCTGCAAGGGCGAGGGCTGGATCGAGTGGGGCGGCTGCGGCGTGGTCAACCCGCGCGTGCTGGTCGCCTGCGGCATCGACCCCGAGGTCTACTCCGGCTTCGCGTTCGGCTTCGGCATCGACCGCACGTTCATGTTCCGCCACAACCTGACCGACCTGCGCCCGCTCTTCGAGGGCGACGTGCGCTTCGCGTCCGCGTTCGGCACCGAGATCTGAGGACCAGACCATGAAGGCACCCGTCTCCTGGATCAAGGAGTACGTCGACGTCCCCGAGGACGTCACCACCGACGAGCTCACCCGTCGGCTCACCATGACCGGCCTCAAGCTCGAGGCGATCGACAGCCCCGGCGCCCAGATCACCGGCCCGCTCGTCATCGGCAAGGTGCTCACCAAGGAGCCCGAGCCGCAGAAGAACGGCAAGGTCATCAACTGGTGCACCGTCGACGTCGGCGACGCCAACGAGACCGGCCTGCCG includes these proteins:
- a CDS encoding PAS domain-containing sensor histidine kinase; protein product: MTHLWLDQLPDGVVIADQHQRVEVVNAAARAMLGEGAVPGQPLEEVLALVDQHGATWWEQNEPYGGLGIRSGVPEQSWLLPDGSEVLVLARLHRAGPGAPVEQVALTLRSGRGRARLDRERSDLVATVAHELRSPLTGVKGFVQAMLNRWDVLNDEQKKLMLATVNADADRLSRLIAELLDVARLDTGRLSIYPREVDAQVLAGRVVDSVASATARTVRLDVDEPELEIFADPDKFTQVVTNLVENAVRHGDGEVVVTLRRLGEGAEFPGVSLEVSDVGEGIPEALRRRVLTKFWTQGSSGGSGLGMYIAHGLTRAHGGDLRIGDREGGGALVTVRWPSVDWRDHVR
- a CDS encoding response regulator transcription factor, whose translation is MTRTAPPHPSSGPATSRGSVLLVEDERTISDALADRFRAEGYEVSQAFDGPSAVAAAEVLRPDAVVLDVMLPGFDGHEVCRRIQAHRPVPVLMLTARDEESDVLVGLGVGADDYLTKPFRIREVVARVAALLRRVERAAALSAGDVAAPEETLRVGDLEVDLAERRVRVAGEEIHLTRTEFDLLAVLGHEPGRVQSRERLLAEVWDWADAAGTRTVDSHVKALRQKIGAARIRTVHGVGYALEALR
- a CDS encoding HAMP domain-containing protein, encoding MSALTRINSIKVKLGLLVVAASLVTALVATVGSAAGVSAWLSLPVTLLLALVVTQLLAAGMVAPLVQMTEAARAMARGAYDARVLTPNTDEVGQLARSFNVMARPTCSVSTPSGAT
- a CDS encoding DUF4153 domain-containing protein, which translates into the protein MAALCAQLENLADGVVEATPERLGATLGSAERLGDLLADLLALSRLEAGVVELDPVAVDLAELVTGCAEEVRAAGRDTRIEVDVPAGMKVWADPVRLRQLVINGLDNAARHAPEDTAVEVTAQGTDDGAWWLEVVDAGPGVDPLERERVFERFGTDAQGGGTGLGLAVSRWVARLHGGSLAFVDPEPGRPGARLRLDVPGPAPTSATPVTVSPPAAAASAAASVPAVTLPPLAVEPVDPSTDSVGFLFGGRWPERRGAGAPWIVVAATLLGVLAALLVVGSEPGVAWAMVLVGAGGVALAASGRGADRFTQLCAALAVAAVGMVVRGHLGVVALGVFAAAGTFLAGITHARTFRGMVAAGLAWPLSGLRGLPWLGRSLQLAGSASDRAAVARTVLLSLLGLAVFGVLLVSADALLQDWVARLVPDFRVDELVGRTFVAVAMAGMTLAAAYLARNPAEVDPRPGHGLTAANRWEWVVPVLAVVAVFAAFVVTQVVVVLGGDAYVQRTVGLTYAEYARQGFFQMVLATALALVVVWAASRRAGRTPLDRRWLRGTTGVLCLLVLGVVATALGRLSVYQDAYGYTVPRVLAYSVEGWLGLVVLSVVVLGLLGRTAWVPRVALVTGAAIVVGLGWFDTSGWVAGRNIDRYEATGKLDLEYLGALGDGALPVVVDRLPAELAACVIHLGPRGDYQQPGVWIDETDWRSWTWDLARAREAVSELGDDVAVPKDGCPYDTDLYGGSGS